In Mycobacterium sp. 050128, one genomic interval encodes:
- the mbp1 gene encoding microaggregate-binding protein 1, whose product MSERDNGLVEGIKGVVEDAIGKTKEIVGILISHEGLRKEGRAQQDKAKAQRDVAKKEAQAEAARGAEKTAEAREKAAAKS is encoded by the coding sequence ATGAGTGAGCGCGACAATGGACTCGTGGAAGGCATCAAGGGCGTCGTCGAGGACGCGATCGGCAAGACCAAGGAGATCGTCGGCATCCTGATCAGCCACGAGGGTCTTCGCAAGGAAGGCCGCGCCCAGCAGGACAAGGCCAAGGCGCAGCGCGACGTGGCCAAGAAAGAGGCTCAGGCTGAGGCCGCCCGCGGGGCGGAGAAGACGGCCGAGGCCCGCGAAAAGGCTGCGGCCAAGAGCTAG
- a CDS encoding enoyl-CoA hydratase/isomerase family protein — MYDMPAEIDVRADGALRIITLNRPDSLNSVNDDLHSGLARIWQRLTDDPAARAAVITGAGRAFSAGGDFGYLEELSNDAELRAKTIRDGREIVLGMARCRIPVVAAVNGPAVGLGCSLVALSDLVYIAEDAYLADPHVQVGLVAADGGPLTWPLHISLLLAKEYALTGARIKAQRAVELGLANHVAADPLAEAIACAKKILELPQQAVESTKRVLNIHLERAVLASLDYALSAESQSFLTEDFRANVAKFNAAKN; from the coding sequence GTGTACGACATGCCTGCTGAAATCGACGTCCGTGCCGACGGTGCACTGCGAATCATCACGCTGAACCGGCCGGACTCGCTGAACTCGGTCAACGACGACCTGCACTCCGGGCTGGCGCGGATATGGCAGCGATTGACCGACGACCCCGCCGCCCGCGCCGCGGTGATCACGGGTGCCGGCAGGGCATTCTCGGCCGGCGGTGACTTCGGGTATCTCGAGGAGCTCTCGAACGATGCGGAGCTGCGGGCCAAGACCATTCGCGACGGCCGCGAGATTGTGCTGGGTATGGCGCGCTGCCGAATTCCCGTGGTGGCGGCGGTAAATGGGCCAGCCGTCGGTCTCGGCTGCAGCCTGGTCGCGCTGAGCGACCTCGTCTACATCGCCGAGGATGCCTACCTCGCCGACCCACACGTACAGGTCGGTTTGGTCGCCGCCGACGGTGGCCCGCTTACCTGGCCGCTGCACATCAGCCTGCTGCTGGCCAAGGAGTACGCGCTGACCGGCGCTCGCATCAAGGCACAGCGCGCTGTGGAACTCGGGCTGGCCAACCACGTGGCCGCCGACCCGCTCGCGGAGGCGATCGCTTGCGCCAAAAAGATTTTGGAGCTACCGCAACAGGCGGTCGAGAGCACGAAGCGGGTGCTCAACATCCACCTGGAACGGGCGGTGCTGGCCAGCCTGGACTACGCCCTGTCGGCCGAGAGTCAATCTTTTTTGACCGAGGACTTCCGGGCCAACGTCGCGAAGTTCAACGCCGCAAAGAACTGA
- a CDS encoding nucleoside deaminase, with translation MDFAQRAIDIARTSVAEGGLPFGTVIVKDGEILAEGRNLVPETHDPTDHAEIRAIREACRKLGTEYLTGCTVYAIAHPCPMCLGALYSCAPDEVVFTASREDTGPYLAGGHNKYFEPDSFYGEYAKPWDQRRLPMRYEPYDDALDVYKLFHERKSGGRE, from the coding sequence ATGGATTTCGCACAGCGCGCCATTGACATCGCCCGCACCAGTGTCGCCGAGGGTGGGCTGCCGTTCGGGACCGTCATCGTCAAGGACGGGGAAATCCTCGCCGAGGGCCGAAATCTCGTCCCCGAGACCCATGACCCCACCGACCATGCGGAGATTCGCGCCATCCGCGAAGCATGCAGGAAGCTGGGCACCGAGTACCTGACCGGCTGTACGGTCTACGCCATCGCCCATCCATGCCCGATGTGCCTGGGAGCGTTGTATTCCTGCGCGCCAGACGAAGTCGTCTTTACGGCCAGCCGCGAGGACACCGGGCCGTACCTGGCCGGCGGCCACAACAAGTACTTCGAACCCGACAGTTTCTACGGTGAGTACGCCAAGCCGTGGGACCAGCGTCGTCTGCCGATGCGGTATGAGCCCTACGATGACGCGCTCGACGTCTACAAGCTCTTTCACGAACGCAAGAGCGGCGGTCGAGAGTAA
- a CDS encoding 2Fe-2S iron-sulfur cluster-binding protein gives MEPEAFQRAAITATIEETPRVPEPTSNGAEPGTVTIYLERKKASVPLVPGETLLESARRAGLDPPFNCEAGNCGTCMARLESGHATMRINDALDDDEVDEGYILTCQGVPDSDSVTVRYE, from the coding sequence GTGGAACCCGAAGCGTTCCAGCGCGCGGCGATCACCGCGACGATCGAGGAGACTCCAAGGGTGCCAGAACCCACATCGAACGGTGCCGAGCCCGGCACGGTGACGATCTACCTGGAACGCAAGAAGGCGTCGGTGCCGCTGGTTCCAGGCGAAACGCTCCTGGAAAGCGCACGGCGGGCCGGGCTGGATCCCCCGTTCAACTGCGAGGCCGGCAACTGTGGCACCTGCATGGCCCGCCTCGAGAGCGGGCACGCCACGATGCGGATCAACGACGCTCTCGACGACGACGAAGTGGACGAAGGCTACATTTTGACGTGCCAGGGCGTACCCGATTCGGATTCGGTCACGGTGCGCTACGAATAG
- a CDS encoding acyl-CoA dehydrogenase family protein: MDVRLTAEQQQLRDAAAKLADDLGPATVTDLDDDSRITRLDKQIVATGWRSLRSDGASGVEVAIVAEEFGRRLVDTPFLGPVLADDLAHRIGTDAAEATVAVDGRAIDARGARRVLSLSGTTVLAADPGTACAGADLTRAHAELGGSPETLGELAADDAARWYALALAATTADLVGIARGAQAVACDYAKIREQYGKQIGSYQAIAHLLAESLALIEGSVSVLRHAAWGVDELEPAQAIRAAQIAKVYCARATRTVCETAVQVHGGIGNTWECIAHVYLRRALTSTELWPVTLKEIDLGLS; encoded by the coding sequence ATGGATGTACGTCTGACAGCTGAACAGCAACAGTTGCGGGATGCGGCCGCAAAGCTGGCCGATGATCTCGGGCCGGCCACGGTTACCGACCTTGACGACGACAGCCGAATCACCAGGCTGGACAAGCAGATTGTGGCGACGGGCTGGAGGTCGCTGCGCTCCGACGGAGCCTCGGGCGTCGAAGTCGCGATCGTCGCTGAGGAATTCGGCCGCCGGTTGGTCGACACCCCGTTTCTCGGCCCGGTGCTGGCCGACGACCTGGCCCACCGCATCGGGACCGACGCCGCCGAAGCGACGGTGGCGGTGGACGGCCGCGCGATCGACGCGCGCGGCGCCCGGCGCGTTCTATCGCTGTCCGGCACCACAGTGCTGGCCGCAGACCCCGGTACCGCGTGCGCCGGTGCCGACCTGACCAGAGCCCACGCCGAATTGGGCGGCTCTCCCGAGACGCTGGGCGAGCTGGCCGCCGACGACGCGGCCCGATGGTATGCGCTCGCGCTGGCCGCCACAACGGCAGACCTGGTCGGAATCGCCCGGGGCGCACAGGCCGTCGCGTGTGACTACGCCAAAATTCGTGAACAGTACGGCAAGCAGATCGGCTCGTATCAGGCCATTGCCCACCTCCTGGCGGAAAGCCTTGCCCTGATTGAAGGTTCGGTCAGCGTGCTGCGGCATGCCGCGTGGGGCGTCGACGAACTCGAGCCGGCGCAAGCCATCCGGGCCGCGCAGATCGCGAAGGTCTACTGCGCGCGTGCCACCCGAACCGTGTGTGAGACCGCGGTTCAGGTACACGGCGGCATCGGCAATACCTGGGAGTGCATCGCGCACGTCTACCTGCGCCGCGCCCTGACATCGACGGAGCTGTGGCCCGTCACCTTGAAGGAGATCGATCTTGGACTTTCGTGA
- a CDS encoding class I adenylate-forming enzyme family protein, translating into MTEPAALVFEERHVSLPELDAMANSLAAALGKIGVTAGQRVAVMSSNRPEFVAVLLGIWRLGATAALISPAWKHDEVDHALSLTDPSHAVGDHPVLAGLMPMLHLDDPIAPAEPTPMSTPPRADAVLVFSSGTTGLPKAVRHTHAALTDAVRHWRDALQLSRQDRIQVVTPPSHILGLLNIVTALRTGAWLRLHRRFDIDSMLHHIETDRITIEMAVAPIALAIASHPTLESYDLSSLRFIMWGATPVSTSVAETVTRRTGVGWVPAYGTTELPVIACNPLDGARLDTVGHPVPGVELRVVSLETGEPVGPGEVGEIQARSSSLMAGYLPAAATGEAVCDGWYRTGDVGWLDADRWLRITDRLKEMIKVRGFQVAPAEIETVLHGHPAVKDCAVFGIPDGANGEAVVAAVATRAPVDAADLTARVDEKLASYKHVSRVVFVPDIPRLPSGKVLRRVLKERYGCTSDS; encoded by the coding sequence GTGACCGAGCCGGCCGCGCTCGTGTTCGAGGAACGGCATGTCAGCCTGCCTGAGCTCGACGCGATGGCCAACAGTCTGGCCGCGGCCCTGGGCAAAATCGGTGTCACCGCGGGCCAGCGGGTGGCAGTCATGTCCTCGAACCGGCCGGAGTTCGTCGCAGTCCTGCTGGGGATCTGGCGGCTGGGTGCCACGGCGGCGCTGATCAGTCCCGCGTGGAAGCACGACGAGGTCGACCACGCGCTGTCGCTGACCGACCCCAGTCACGCGGTCGGGGATCATCCGGTGCTGGCCGGGCTGATGCCGATGCTGCACCTGGACGATCCGATCGCCCCCGCCGAGCCGACGCCGATGTCCACCCCGCCGCGCGCCGATGCGGTGCTGGTGTTCAGTTCGGGTACCACCGGTCTGCCCAAGGCGGTCCGGCACACTCACGCCGCATTGACCGACGCCGTGCGGCACTGGCGCGACGCGCTGCAACTCAGCCGTCAGGACCGCATCCAGGTTGTCACGCCGCCGTCGCACATCCTCGGTCTGCTCAACATCGTGACTGCGCTGCGCACCGGCGCCTGGCTGCGCCTGCACCGCCGCTTCGATATCGACTCGATGCTGCATCACATCGAAACAGACCGCATCACAATCGAAATGGCGGTCGCGCCCATCGCCTTGGCCATCGCCTCGCACCCGACGCTCGAGTCGTACGATTTGTCGTCGCTGCGCTTCATCATGTGGGGCGCGACGCCGGTCAGCACCAGCGTCGCCGAGACCGTGACACGGCGCACCGGCGTCGGATGGGTCCCGGCCTATGGCACCACGGAACTGCCTGTCATTGCCTGCAATCCGCTCGACGGTGCCCGGCTCGACACTGTCGGGCATCCGGTACCGGGGGTGGAGTTGCGGGTCGTATCGCTGGAGACCGGCGAGCCGGTCGGCCCGGGCGAGGTCGGTGAGATCCAGGCGCGGTCAAGCTCACTGATGGCCGGCTACCTGCCGGCGGCGGCGACCGGCGAGGCGGTGTGCGACGGCTGGTATCGCACCGGGGACGTCGGCTGGCTCGACGCCGATCGTTGGCTGCGGATCACCGACCGCCTCAAGGAGATGATCAAGGTGCGTGGCTTCCAGGTTGCGCCGGCCGAAATCGAGACGGTGCTGCATGGGCATCCCGCCGTCAAAGACTGTGCGGTGTTTGGCATTCCGGACGGGGCCAACGGGGAAGCCGTCGTCGCCGCGGTGGCCACCCGGGCTCCCGTCGACGCCGCCGACCTCACCGCCCGGGTGGATGAGAAGCTGGCGTCCTACAAACATGTGAGCCGCGTCGTTTTCGTACCCGATATTCCTCGCCTGCCCTCGGGCAAGGTGCTGCGCCGAGTGCTGAAGGAGCGCTATGGATGTACGTCTGACAGCTGA
- a CDS encoding acyl-CoA dehydrogenase family protein: MDFRDSPEEAAFRERLRTWLSAHAKEFSGSGDEYWARMADWHRALYENGFFGLSWPRDWGGQDLAPVYDVIVDEELVRAGAPPRPSVGYLVYGIGEHASDEVRKRFLPGIINGTERWCQGFSEPGAGSDLASLTTTATRDGDNYVIRGHKIWTSYSDVADWCLLLARTDPDAKRHRGLSAFVIAMKQPGVQQRPLQMMNGVTNEFGQVFFDGATVPADRMVGAPGDGWAVAMTVVGHEREPSTLGYAARYGKLVRELLARWDNGEGSVPEELAWAAVQSDMLTHHVRRRLSEQLDGVSHGSEGSLDKLLMTWVEQSVGHAALAVAGTRDPDLLSAYLYSRAQSVMGGTSQIQKNIIASRILGLGV, translated from the coding sequence TTGGACTTTCGTGACTCACCCGAAGAGGCCGCCTTCCGCGAGCGACTGCGCACCTGGCTTTCGGCGCACGCCAAGGAATTCTCCGGATCGGGCGACGAGTACTGGGCGCGGATGGCCGACTGGCACCGCGCCCTGTACGAGAACGGCTTTTTCGGCCTGTCCTGGCCACGCGATTGGGGCGGGCAGGACCTGGCGCCGGTGTACGACGTCATCGTCGACGAGGAGCTGGTGCGGGCGGGCGCTCCGCCGCGGCCCAGCGTCGGCTATCTGGTGTACGGCATCGGTGAGCACGCCAGCGATGAGGTCCGCAAGCGCTTCCTGCCCGGCATCATCAACGGCACCGAGCGCTGGTGCCAGGGCTTCAGCGAACCCGGAGCCGGCTCGGATCTGGCGTCGCTGACCACCACCGCCACCCGCGACGGCGACAATTATGTCATCCGCGGACACAAGATCTGGACCAGCTACTCCGACGTGGCCGACTGGTGCCTGCTGCTGGCCCGCACCGATCCCGACGCGAAGCGACACCGGGGCCTTTCGGCGTTTGTGATCGCGATGAAGCAGCCTGGCGTGCAACAACGCCCGCTGCAGATGATGAACGGCGTCACCAACGAATTCGGCCAGGTGTTCTTCGACGGTGCCACGGTGCCGGCGGATCGGATGGTCGGTGCTCCCGGTGACGGCTGGGCCGTTGCAATGACCGTCGTGGGACACGAACGCGAGCCCTCGACTCTCGGCTATGCCGCGCGGTACGGCAAGCTTGTCCGAGAACTGTTGGCGCGCTGGGATAATGGCGAAGGTTCGGTTCCCGAAGAGCTGGCCTGGGCCGCTGTTCAATCGGACATGTTGACCCACCACGTGCGGCGGCGGTTGTCCGAGCAGCTGGACGGGGTGTCGCACGGGTCGGAAGGCTCGCTGGACAAGCTGCTGATGACCTGGGTCGAACAATCCGTGGGGCACGCCGCTCTGGCGGTCGCCGGGACCCGCGATCCGGATCTGCTGAGCGCTTACCTGTACAGCCGCGCGCAGAGCGTCATGGGCGGAACATCACAGATACAGAAAAACATCATTGCTTCGCGCATCTTGGGATTGGGAGTCTGA
- a CDS encoding antibiotic biosynthesis monooxygenase, producing MTSKEITDNVATVIIGETVRPGCEEAFLTWQQRLNTAASRYPGFIAAEINPPTTLQPQWSLIYRFDSLPNLRAWVNSATRQDGLAEGQRYLECPSTQQVITGGATPPDTLVTTVVTHRVKPEHVDEFLSWQERLRLAESKFPGFHGSEIFRPIEGVQDEWTALYRYDSAADLDGWLTSAERQQLLDEGKKFSDFRLRTLDNSFGSWFTFDEPAGQVRGPSPAKTAISVWVGLYPTAMLLTLAMAPARLPLWQGMLIANLISSGIMTFFTMPFYVNRLLKRWLYPTPGTPMSAINVRAALLITTLMGFWVVLFWLVTTVFWKLP from the coding sequence ATGACCTCCAAGGAAATTACCGACAACGTCGCCACTGTGATCATCGGCGAAACAGTCCGCCCAGGTTGCGAAGAGGCTTTTCTCACCTGGCAGCAGAGGCTCAACACCGCGGCGTCGCGCTATCCGGGATTCATTGCCGCGGAGATCAATCCGCCGACGACCTTGCAGCCGCAGTGGTCGCTGATTTACCGCTTTGATTCACTGCCGAATCTGCGGGCATGGGTCAACAGCGCCACGCGTCAGGACGGGCTCGCTGAAGGGCAGCGCTACCTCGAGTGCCCCTCCACCCAACAGGTCATCACAGGCGGCGCGACGCCCCCCGATACTTTGGTCACAACGGTGGTGACCCATCGCGTCAAGCCCGAGCATGTCGATGAATTCCTATCCTGGCAGGAACGACTTCGTTTGGCGGAGAGCAAATTTCCGGGCTTCCATGGTTCTGAGATCTTTCGACCGATCGAGGGCGTGCAAGACGAATGGACCGCGCTCTACCGCTATGACAGCGCTGCTGACCTGGACGGGTGGCTGACGTCGGCGGAGCGCCAACAGCTTCTCGACGAGGGAAAGAAGTTCAGCGACTTTCGGTTACGCACGCTCGATAACTCCTTCGGCAGTTGGTTTACCTTCGACGAGCCCGCCGGCCAGGTGCGCGGTCCATCGCCGGCGAAGACGGCGATTTCAGTGTGGGTCGGCTTGTATCCGACAGCGATGCTGCTCACTCTCGCGATGGCGCCGGCAAGGCTACCGCTTTGGCAGGGAATGCTGATCGCAAACCTAATCTCCAGCGGCATCATGACCTTTTTCACGATGCCGTTTTATGTGAACCGGTTGTTGAAACGGTGGCTTTACCCGACCCCCGGCACACCGATGTCGGCGATCAACGTTCGCGCAGCCCTGTTGATCACCACGTTGATGGGATTTTGGGTGGTGCTGTTCTGGCTGGTGACCACCGTGTTCTGGAAGCTGCCGTGA
- a CDS encoding molybdopterin-dependent oxidoreductase: protein MSYTVNGKTFSQEPQPGQCLRTFLRQLGWYGVKKGCDTGDCGACTIWLDGRAVNSCITPAFRADGHEVTTIEGLGSPENLHPMQRQFRDAPGFQCGFCTPGMIMTAAALTDEQKKDLPHGLKGNLCRCTGYRAIEDAVNGVAAVEEAAPGEAIGTSAGAPAGTDVVTGRAEYTMDTEMDGMLHLKVLHSPHAHARIVSIDKSAALAVPGVHRVYTWEDVPRKLFSTAIHTDHLVDPDDTYMLDDVVRFVGQRVVAVLAETIGAAEEGCRKVVVEYELLPAVFDPDEAMKLGAPQLHSSDDPFIRDPVHNILVELHGEIGDVAEGFAHADVIHEGTYFTPRVQHAHLETHGSIAWMEDGRLHVRTSSQSPWVCKGKLEHLFNLRPDQVRVFCKRVGGGFGGKQEVISEDLVALATLDTGRPTSWEYTREEEFTTASPRHPMKITVKLGARADGTLTAFHFRNVSNTGAYGNHGGETAFAGAAAVAIYRCPNKKFDAYAVYTNTVPSGALRGYGMTQPAFAVESAMDELAVALGIDSLELRRRNIVRPGDPLLAIHVEADDVESTEDTLSTCIDRVDAALRSHPTGEALGEDWLIGTGAASSIHETAPPTEHISVGLATLGEDGMYEIAIGTCEFGEGTSTAHVQIAAAELGTTATRIRLVQSDTDRTGFDTGAFASAGLFVAGNAVLRTSIALRDRILRFASEHTGVDLASCTMDDDAVRCGDARVMLTELAAAAAGRGVLLTESRKAYGSPRSLACNTHGFRIAVHRITGEIRILYSVHATDAGVVINPQQVRGQIEGGVTQGLGFVLTEHHMVDENGVMINPTLRNYRIPTYADAPRTEVILVDSTDSAGPLRSKGIAEMCINPVAPAMANAVYHATGVRYRELPLTPDRIFAALQSRRLIPTV from the coding sequence ATGAGCTACACCGTAAACGGCAAGACGTTTTCGCAAGAGCCACAGCCCGGGCAGTGCCTGCGGACCTTCCTGCGTCAATTGGGCTGGTACGGCGTTAAAAAAGGTTGCGACACAGGCGATTGCGGCGCATGCACGATCTGGCTTGACGGTCGTGCCGTGAACAGCTGCATTACGCCGGCGTTCCGGGCCGACGGGCATGAGGTGACCACGATCGAGGGACTCGGTTCACCCGAAAACCTGCACCCGATGCAGCGGCAATTCCGCGACGCCCCGGGATTTCAATGCGGCTTTTGCACTCCCGGCATGATCATGACGGCAGCCGCCTTGACCGATGAACAAAAGAAGGACTTGCCGCATGGGTTGAAAGGCAACCTGTGCCGCTGCACCGGTTATCGGGCGATCGAGGATGCCGTCAATGGCGTGGCCGCGGTCGAAGAGGCAGCGCCCGGCGAGGCGATCGGTACGAGTGCGGGCGCACCCGCGGGGACCGACGTAGTGACTGGACGCGCCGAATACACAATGGACACCGAGATGGACGGCATGCTTCATCTGAAGGTCCTGCACTCACCGCATGCGCACGCGCGCATTGTCTCCATCGACAAATCCGCAGCACTGGCGGTGCCCGGGGTGCACCGCGTGTACACCTGGGAAGACGTGCCCCGCAAGCTATTCAGCACCGCGATCCACACGGATCATCTGGTCGACCCCGACGACACCTACATGCTGGACGACGTGGTGCGCTTCGTGGGCCAGCGGGTGGTCGCGGTGCTGGCCGAGACCATCGGCGCCGCCGAAGAAGGTTGCCGCAAGGTCGTGGTCGAGTACGAACTGCTGCCCGCGGTGTTCGATCCCGACGAGGCGATGAAGCTCGGTGCGCCGCAGTTGCACAGTTCCGACGACCCGTTCATTCGGGACCCGGTGCATAACATACTGGTCGAGCTGCACGGTGAGATCGGCGATGTGGCAGAGGGTTTCGCTCACGCCGACGTCATTCATGAAGGCACGTACTTCACGCCGCGGGTGCAGCACGCACATTTGGAGACGCATGGGTCAATTGCCTGGATGGAAGATGGCCGGCTGCACGTGCGGACCAGCTCGCAGTCCCCGTGGGTCTGCAAGGGCAAGCTGGAGCACCTGTTCAACTTGCGGCCGGATCAAGTGCGGGTCTTCTGCAAGCGCGTCGGTGGCGGTTTCGGCGGTAAGCAGGAAGTGATCAGTGAGGATTTGGTGGCGCTGGCCACGCTGGACACCGGCCGCCCGACATCGTGGGAATACACCCGCGAAGAGGAGTTCACCACCGCCTCGCCCCGGCATCCGATGAAGATCACCGTAAAGCTCGGTGCGCGCGCCGACGGCACGCTGACCGCCTTCCACTTCCGCAACGTGTCCAACACCGGCGCCTACGGCAATCACGGCGGGGAGACCGCGTTCGCCGGAGCCGCCGCGGTCGCGATCTACCGCTGTCCCAACAAGAAATTCGACGCCTACGCGGTGTACACCAATACCGTGCCCAGTGGCGCGTTGCGCGGCTACGGCATGACTCAACCTGCATTTGCGGTGGAGTCGGCAATGGACGAGCTAGCCGTCGCGCTGGGCATCGATTCGCTGGAGTTGCGGCGCCGCAACATCGTTCGCCCCGGTGACCCGTTGCTGGCGATCCACGTCGAGGCCGACGACGTGGAGTCCACCGAGGACACACTGTCTACGTGTATCGATCGCGTTGACGCCGCGTTGCGTTCCCACCCAACCGGGGAGGCGTTAGGTGAGGACTGGCTGATCGGCACCGGCGCAGCCAGCTCGATACACGAAACCGCACCGCCCACCGAGCACATCTCTGTTGGGCTCGCCACCCTCGGCGAAGATGGGATGTACGAGATCGCAATAGGTACTTGCGAATTCGGCGAAGGAACATCGACCGCCCACGTCCAGATCGCCGCGGCCGAGCTGGGCACCACTGCGACGCGGATCCGGCTCGTCCAGTCCGACACCGACCGCACCGGGTTCGACACCGGGGCATTCGCCAGCGCCGGACTGTTCGTCGCAGGCAACGCGGTGCTGCGGACTTCGATCGCGCTGCGCGACCGGATCTTGCGCTTCGCTTCCGAGCACACCGGCGTCGACCTTGCGTCGTGCACGATGGACGACGACGCGGTGCGCTGCGGCGACGCCCGAGTCATGCTGACGGAACTGGCGGCCGCCGCCGCGGGCCGCGGCGTGCTGTTGACCGAATCGCGCAAGGCATATGGTTCGCCGCGCAGTCTCGCCTGCAATACGCACGGCTTTCGTATCGCGGTACACCGGATAACCGGGGAGATCCGCATCCTCTACAGCGTGCACGCCACCGATGCCGGAGTAGTCATCAATCCGCAACAGGTCCGCGGACAGATCGAAGGCGGTGTGACCCAGGGCCTTGGCTTCGTGCTGACCGAGCACCATATGGTGGACGAGAACGGCGTGATGATCAATCCGACGCTGCGCAACTACCGCATCCCGACCTACGCCGACGCTCCACGTACGGAGGTAATCCTGGTCGATTCCACCGACTCGGCGGGCCCCCTGAGGTCCAAGGGGATCGCCGAAATGTGCATCAACCCGGTCGCGCCCGCGATGGCCAACGCGGTTTACCACGCGACCGGCGTCCGATACCGTGAGCTGCCGTTAACCCCGGACCGGATCTTTGCGGCCCTGCAGTCACGCCGACTGATCCCGACCGTCTGA
- a CDS encoding amidohydrolase family protein: MDVDDLILVSIDDHVVEPPDMFLRHVPAKYKPEAPIVVVDDKGVDQWMYQGRPQGVSGLNAVVSWPAEEWGRDPAGFAEMRPGVYDVHERVRDMNRNGILASMCFPTFTGFSARHLNMHREEATLVMVSAYNDWHIDEWAGAYPGRFIPIAILPTWSPEAMCTEIRRVAAKGCRAVTMPELPHLEGLPSYHDENYWGPVYRTLSEENVVMCLHIGTGFGAISMAPNAPIDNMIILATQVSAMCAQDLLWGPAMRNYPDLKFAFSEGGIGWIPFYLDRSDRHYTNQKWLRRDFGSQLPSDVFREHSLACYVTDKTSLKLRHEIGIDIIAWECDYPHSDCFWPDAPEQVLAELRAAGADDSDINKITWANSCRFFSWDPFAHTAREQATVKALRAKAADVDVSIRPRAEWARLYEEKQAAEANA, from the coding sequence ATGGATGTCGATGACCTGATCCTGGTGAGCATTGACGATCATGTGGTCGAGCCGCCGGACATGTTCCTGCGCCACGTGCCCGCCAAGTACAAGCCCGAGGCGCCGATCGTCGTGGTCGACGACAAGGGTGTCGACCAGTGGATGTATCAGGGCAGGCCGCAGGGCGTAAGCGGGCTGAACGCCGTGGTGTCGTGGCCGGCCGAGGAATGGGGTCGCGATCCCGCCGGTTTCGCGGAGATGCGCCCCGGCGTCTACGACGTCCACGAACGCGTTCGGGATATGAACCGCAACGGCATTCTCGCGTCGATGTGCTTCCCGACGTTCACCGGCTTCTCCGCGCGACACCTCAACATGCACCGCGAGGAGGCGACGCTGGTGATGGTGTCGGCCTATAACGACTGGCATATCGATGAGTGGGCCGGCGCCTACCCCGGACGGTTCATCCCGATCGCCATCTTGCCGACCTGGAGCCCGGAGGCGATGTGCACCGAGATCCGCCGGGTGGCGGCCAAGGGCTGCCGGGCGGTGACGATGCCGGAATTGCCCCACCTGGAAGGGCTTCCGAGCTACCACGACGAGAACTACTGGGGCCCGGTGTACCGGACGCTGTCCGAAGAGAACGTGGTGATGTGTCTGCACATCGGCACCGGATTCGGGGCGATCAGCATGGCCCCCAACGCACCGATCGACAACATGATCATTTTGGCCACCCAGGTGTCGGCGATGTGCGCCCAGGACCTGCTGTGGGGTCCGGCGATGCGCAACTACCCCGACCTGAAATTCGCCTTCTCCGAGGGGGGCATCGGCTGGATCCCGTTCTACTTGGACCGCAGCGACCGCCACTACACCAACCAGAAGTGGCTGCGCCGCGACTTCGGCTCTCAACTGCCCAGCGACGTGTTCCGCGAGCACTCACTGGCCTGCTACGTTACCGACAAGACCTCACTCAAGCTGCGCCACGAGATCGGCATCGACATCATCGCCTGGGAATGCGACTATCCGCACAGCGATTGCTTCTGGCCCGACGCACCCGAGCAGGTGCTCGCCGAGCTGCGTGCCGCCGGCGCCGACGACTCCGACATCAACAAGATCACCTGGGCTAACTCCTGCCGGTTCTTCAGCTGGGACCCCTTCGCCCACACCGCCCGCGAACAGGCGACCGTTAAAGCCCTGCGCGCCAAAGCGGCTGACGTGGACGTGTCCATCCGGCCGCGGGCCGAGTGGGCGCGGCTCTACGAGGAGAAGCAGGCTGCCGAGGCCAACGCCTAA